TggtgctctggtctccttggtgccATTGCTGAGTGCCTGGGGGCTGCAAATCAGGGGTCCAGACAGGGTGGGTGGCTCTGGACTGGGAGTGTGGGCAACTGCAGGGCTGAATGGCCCAGGTTGACCAGTAGACTTGGGGGCGTCTCGGTCCCGACCCCGGTCTGAGAGGTCCAGGGGCTTGTCTGGGGCATAGTCCTGAGTGGCTGTGACCTCCTTGCTCCGAGGGCTGACTGGGCCTGTGGGCTGCACTTGCCACCTGCCAGGCAGGTCTGCTGGGGCCAGAGCTGCTCCGGGCACCTCACTCTCAGGGATCTCAGAGTCCAAGCCAACTggcggggaaggaggtgtctcctCTGGTGTGGCCGGGCCCCGCAGCCTGGCGCTGGCCGCCCGCTGTGCCCGCAGCTGCTGAGCCAGGAGAAGGTGCAGTGCACCCTCCAGCCTTGGGTCCTGCATGCCCACCAGAGTGCCAGGCAGGCCCAGCAGGCCCACAGGCTCTTCCCAGGCCTCTGCCTCCCTGGCTTTCAGGCCCTGGGGCTGGGGGCTGCTATGGGGGGtccgcagaggcaggggcaagtggCGGTTCAGTAGACAGAGGCGGTCAGCCTGCAGGGAGCGCTGCAGGGACTCGTAGGTCAAGGCAGAGGACTGGGAGGCCCGCAGGAAGCTGTGGGGGAAGAGACCCAGTGACTACGACCGTCGATCAGCAGTGACCGGCCGAGTGAGCTCCAACAGGGCCCCCGTGTCAGAAAACGGAGGAGGCTTGGTGAGTAAACTGAGGCCCAGGGGTGAGGCAGGTTGCCCAGGGCAACAGGCGCTGACCAGGCCCCAGCCCtgtctctggaggctgagccATGGAGAGGGTGTGGACCTGGCCATAGGCAGCTGGGGCCTGCACACTGAGGCTCCCCTCTGTCCTGGCAGGAGTCTACCAGCGCCCTTGCCTGGAGGGCCCTGGCGCTCCTCTCTGCCCTCCAGGACGCTGCTCACTCTCTGATCGTGAGCCACGGGCTTTGTGCAGGCCCTTCTGCAGTGCTGCCCACCTCCAGCTCCTGTGCCCCCTGGAGAGGTGCCTCATGGCAGCTTTGCTCCAGGACGGATGCCCAGAGGAGCCAGAGAAGGACAGGGCTCTTGGAGGGATAATGAGGGCACTTCCTGGGCTGCTGCTCACTGCATAGGGTAGGTCCAGAATTTGGGAAAGGGAGCCACTCCTGATGCTGGGGATGCCTTACCTGTCCAGGGGGAGGCTGTGCCTGTACGTTGGACTGGGTGGGTTGCTCCCAGTGGACAGCAGTGGGGGTGTTCCGTTGGCAGCGCTGCGCTCGGCTGGGCAGGTCTGGGACCCAGGGCGCACCACAGCAACCGTTGCGTGCAGCTGGTTGGCGATGTGCTGGGGGCTCTGCATAGGGAGGAGGCGTCCATCAGGCCACATCACTGGGGCCCcggcctggccctgtgtgagtttggaTCGTGCCCCACCTCGCCTCCTCCCACACCCAGTGAAGCCCAGGGCCCTGGTGGCACCAGGGACAGGCATGCTGGGTGTGAGGCTGACACCCAGTTcctggtgcagagcagagctgtggCTACCAGCCTCCTGCTGGGGCTGACCCACTTACCATGTCTGGGGCCCGCGGCTCAGACAGGTTGGCCCCCGGGGAGATTCTGGCTACTGGAGATGTCCTGTAGCCCACCAACTTTTCTGTGGGAGGAGAAGCAGTGGCTCAGAGCTCGGGAGATGCCCAAGGGATGGTGGCTCAGCCCTGGGCTGAGGGCTGCCCTGTCCATGGTGCCCACCTCCCAGCTCTCCCCAGCCCCACAGCACCTTCTCCCCGTGGACCCAGCTGGTCCTCAGCCTCCTCATGGCCTCCAGGAGGCTTCTCAGTGACAGCCTTCCAGCCACTGGGGGAGGGGAACAGCAGGGGTGACGGGGGGTCCGAGGTGTCCTCCTTGGCAAGGGGCATGGGCCTGTCTCTGGAGCagaggcagagacagagtggtgagGTGGGCAGAGCCCAGAGAGGCAAGAAGCACCAGGGCTCCCTGCTGGGTGCCAGTCACTTCAGGGGACACCCAGGTGACCCTGGAAGTGCAGCCCTCCCCTCAGGGTCTGATGTGTGGGAAGCTGGGGACCTGGGCCTGGCACCCTCTCCCACTCACTGCAGGCCCCGAAGCCGCTTCACCTCCTCCTTCAGCATCTTGTTCTCCTCCTTCAGCCCGCTCACCTCCTTGGCTGCAAGAGGCAGTGATTGGCAAGCAGCTGGGGGGCAGCCAAGGGCAGCCCCCTTCTGTGTCTTGCTTCCAGTCGGTCCCCCACTTGGCCCCGGACCCGCCacacagcaggtgcacagaagcgAGCCGCATGGGCAGATGGTGTGATGGTACTGAGGGAACTGTGCCAGCCTTGGGGTTTGGAAAAGTGACAAGATGGCCCTCCGCCTGTGTCTGGGGCTCCCTCCAAGAGAAGGGGGCTGCCCGTCAGTAGGACCAGTGGAACCTTCTGGGTCACCAGGAGAAGGCTGAGGCCCTGGGAGGCCCCTCAGCTCAGAGTGGGGTGCTCGCCTCTGTTCACCTGCCGGCTGGCTGCCTTTCCCCTTTCCCCACCACCCGGGTCCCTGGCCTGGCAGAGGGGACTTGGGCCCTGCTGGGCAGCAGGCTCACTGAGGACACAGATGCGCTGCAAGCTCTGTAGGTGCGAGCTCTCGAATTCCAGCTGCTTCTTCCTAGCCAGCTCCTGGGTGACCACGCAGCGGTCGCACAGGCCAGCCCGCAGCCTGTGGGTGGGGACAAGAGGCCGCACTGAGAGAGGACTAGGCCTCTTGCTGCCCACCTCCTGGACATGCCCCTGTCTCGTCAACTCCCAGGCTGTTTCCACCGTGGGCTTATGTCCCACGTCCAGTTGGGTCTAGGAAGGAATCTTGCCGTTCACGTAAGGCTCCGAGAAGCCCTGTGGTGGGGCACCTGGCCTGTGGGCTGTCAGGCCCCCACCCAGTGCCCCTGCCCACCTGTTCTCCAGCACCCGCAGGTTCTCCTTCAGCGCCTTCTGCTGCTCCCTGAGCTGGTGGTTCTTGGTGAAAAGCTCCTCCACCCGCTGGGCATCCCTGCAGAATAGCGGCGGGTGGGCTGCTGCTCTGCTCAGGCCCCGTGTGGCCGTAGAGAGGGTCCTGCTCCCGGCCTCTCTGCAGGGGCCTGCCCTTCAAGTGGGCCCTGCAAGGTGAGGTCTAGCCCTGCTGTCATGTCCCCTGCCAACCTCTGGCTGGTCCACCTGCTACCTGCTCAGCTATGGCACATGTAGACCAAAGCCCAGTTAGAGATGGCCATGGAGAGCCAGGCCTGTGTGCCAGCCTATGTGCCACCCGTGAGAAAAGTCTGTGGCCTTGCGATGAGTGCTAAGATCCCCTGGGCCCTGGGGAGAGGGCCTTGCCCAGCTGCCTCAGGGCCCATCCCTGGTCCAGTCCGGCTCCACCACCTACGTGCCCTGTGACCTTGGTCAAGTGGCTTCCCCACCCCCATGCTGAGCCTGTTTCCCTTCTGCACTGAGGAGGGTGGCAGTGCTGGCGCCCTGGGCTCGGGTCCTGCAGCAGGTGGCCGCCTTACCCTCTGCCCAGCGGGCTGACTCACCGGCAGCGCTCCGCATTCAGCTCCAGAAGCTTGCTCTGCAGTCCTGGCCGGGCGGGCAGAGATGGGAGCAGGTCAGGTGCAGCCCTGCTGCCCCCTTGCAGAGGAGGGGTCTGGGCAGAGTGTCGAGTTGGCGCCTCCTGTCCTGATTGTCATGCGGGCCCTCTCCTGAACCCTGCCCCCCTGCCTGGAGCAGCTCCTGGAGCAGCGCCCTGTCTGCACCCACTGCTGGAACACGGGGGCTGCCTGAGGCCTGTTCTGGGTCCAGCTTCTCCTCTGCCCCTGGGGACTTGGCTCTGTGTCCGTCTGGAGATTAGAGGGACCCCAATGCTGGAAGAGGCAGAGAGGCCAAGAGGggctattttttttggggggggggctgttAATGTGAAATTAGCTTTTGGGGAAGACCAAACCTCCTCACTACATCTCTGTGATCCAGTGAGGGTCCAGccagcctggggctggggatgaccTGGGGGTCTTGCCTAGGCAGCCCCACTTCTCTCAGGTGCTCAGAAAGCAACCAGCCCCTTTGGCCTGTGGTGGCTGTGAGCGCTTTATGAGAGGGAGTCTCAGGGAGTGGCTGACCTGGAACTGTGGTGGGGTGGGCAGAGGGGCTGCAGCCTGACAGGCGGAGGGATTGGATGGAAGCGTGGGGTATGGGGCATGCCCTGGAGGGAAAGAACTTCAGCTCAGTGTCCTGAGCAGGCCCTGGAGCCACGTGCTCTGACCCTGGAGTGGAGGACCCTCTGGGAGAACATGGCGTGGACACACACAAGACTGGGCGCGGCAGGAGGCCGTGAGGTGTTGGTTGTGACCCCTGGATGTGGGCCTCTCCTGGGGCCACATTCTGAGGACACACCCTGTGTGACTCTGGCCCAGGTTGCTTTGCAGCTGACTCCACTTCTTGGGCCAGAGAGACGGGATCCCCAGATTTGTTCACAATTGGAGGTGGTGCCTGGGAGCTCCCTGGACTGCACTGCCCCTCAGGACCGTTTGCCCAGATGAGGGCAGTGGGGCCCCTCCGTGCCCAACCACTTACCCAGGACCTCCTTCTCATGGACGTCCTTCAGCCTGTTCAGCGACTCTGTGAAGCTCTCCATGGCTCCCAAGCCCTGGTCACTGTGTGCCGGGCACGTGAGCGCCCTCTGTCTCCAGTCTGCAGaggaggggtggggagaggggCTGCTGGAGGAAGGGCCTGTGTGTTGCACAGCCAGCGTCTTTACACCTGCAGCACCTGCGGGGTGCCAAGGGACCCTGACCCCACGTCAGGTGAAGAGTGTGCAGCTGGAGGCCAGAGGGCTCTCACCCTAGGGGCACCGGTCCCCCTGAGCAGCCCTGTACTCCCAACAGTGTCCAGTCACCAGGCCTGGCATGGTTTCTACTTGTAAGCCCTGCCTAGAGCAGAGAGGCCACACTAACCAGCTGGGCCAGCCCACCCTGTCCTGCTGTCCACCAGGCCCCTAACCTGTTTTCTCATCCCCAATGCCATGGCCTGACAGGGCAGGCAGCCTACATGCAGATGCACACACGACAAGTGACAGACATCTGTAGACACCCACGACACACACGCATATTGTGTACATGTACAGATGGATGTGCACACGCACAGTCACATAGATACacacgtgcatgcacacacacatcaacatgcAGACACACGTGACTGTACGTGTAATATGGGCTCACAGCGCCCATGCACACAGACACAGTAGCCCTCATTCCGAGAGCCCTCTGCAGAGGGGCCTCTGACCACTGGCTCCCTCCCTCACAGGTCCCAGGAGAGCTCAGTCGGGCAGTGGGCCTCTGGTCCTATAGCTTGGGGCCAGGTCAAGGGATGTGGGGTTCTTACTGGCTGGGTCCACAGTCCTGGGATCTCGGCACACTTATCCTCAGGCCCTTCTGGGACTATCCAAGTTCCCAGAGGCCTGAATAGCTCACAGGTGGCAGGAGGAGTGAGCTCAGGGGCTTGGCCACCACTCCTGCCCAGAGATCTCTCCCAGGCCTGGGAGGTTGGGTCACAGGTTGGGGGCTGGGCCAGGCCTGGCCTGCAGTGTCCTTGGGAGCTTAGTATGCTGGGTGTTTGGTGCACACAGAGCCCTTCTGGGGACTGCCGGGGGCCTGTCTTGAGGCTGCCACCGCTGAGCGGCTGCAGAGACCTCTGTGCAGGGCGGGTCTGGTCACAGTCCTTGGTGGGGCCCTGTGCTGTGTGGGTTGGGGGTCAGGTCCCAGCACTTCTCCTGAGTGGCGCCTTGGCCCCTGGTTTGACACAACCCCCTGTAGCTGGGGCGGAGCCAGGTGGCcaccatggggctggggctgcttGCGGCCAATTGTTTGGAGAAGGGGACCAGGCCTTGAGCATTGGCTCTCTTTCCAAGCCTCACCAGGAGCAGCATAGGGCCTGTCCTAGACACTGAGCTGAGCCCTGCCTCCAAACCGGGGAGGCGTTCCCTCCTGATCTTTGGCCCAGGGAAACTGGGAACCCTCCTGGAACTGGGGTCTCCTGGCTTGTCAGCCCTGGAGTCTCCCTGGTCTGTCTGCAGTAACCGTGGGCTTTGCCTTCTGTATAGACCCAGAGTCTCACCACCTTGCTATCTCTGCCATGGCCGCTCATGCCCAGGCCCCCCCTGGTGCATAGGCCTTTGGCCTCCCTGGCTCCCTGCTGCCCATCTGCAGGACACAAGGTCCCTTCGCCATGGGGCTATAGGGCCTCCATGTCTGCAAATCTCCATTCTTTGCTCAACCTGCAGGTGGGCCTGTGATACCTGCTGTGCCAAGGCCTCGCCATGCAAGTGAGCCACAGAGGACAGTCTTGCCTGCACCTCAAAGACTTCCTGAAGACACCTACACACTTGTTCAAAGCAGCAAGGAGCGCGAGAGCCTGGGGTGGCTCTGTGTCTGGAGGGTGAGTCCTCTGGAATGGGGAATGGGAAAGAGAGCTCGCCTGATAAGGGATGTCCTTGTAGGTTGAAGTGACACACAGGATGCTGGGATCCAGAGGCCAAGCGGAGACCGGGGCTCAGGTCACATGGTCACCCAGTGGCATTCCCAGAGTGCCATACATGCTGTTACCCTCCCACAGCCATCTCTCTccagtggggaaactgaggctcaaagaggTCAACTTCCTGCCGTGTTCATACGGGGCAGTgggagctggccttgaacttgctcagGGCTGCACGTCCCACTCATTCACACTGCATCAGCCTGGGACGTTTCCCAGGGAGCTGTGAGCCTTGCTGTGCAGACCTAACCTCGATGAGGGTCCTGGGAGGTGAGACGGGGCTGGGGTCTCTGGCTTAGGCCGCTGGGAGGCCAGGctcagcaggcaggagggcagagctgcagcacctgaaattccaccCCGACTCGCCCGGCTCACCCAGCCCTGCTCTTTGCTGGCCTCCAGTGCCTGCCTGTGGGCTGGGCTGACGCCCACAAGGGAGCCACCCCAGGGAGCCTGTGGTGCTCATGGGTCCACGTGAGACGGGAACTGTCCCCAGTGAAATCATGGTACAAGAGGCAGGCATGGCAGGCTGGGCCCTCCCCCCAGGGCTCTCCTCTGTGCTCTGAAGGCCAGCAGGCTCTGCCTGGCTGTTCTTAGAGACCCCGAGGGTGGCAGATGCTCTCCTGCACACTGGGTGGGGCAGTGGGCCCAGGGGCCTGCAGGCAGGGCAGAGCAGTGTCCTGCTGGGAGCCTCTTCTTCCTGGGGACCTGTGGCCGCACTGGACTTGGGCAGGACCACCAGCCTCTGGGTGATAGTGCCATGGGGATGGTGGCCTTCCCTGGTGGTGGGTGGCAGAGCCAGCCTCCTGGGCTTTTGTCACCTTCAGTGTGGCCTGGTCCCCAGCATTCACTCTCCTGGAGTGTTGGGGGTGGGCAGGGTGGGCCCCCACCTGGGGTGAAGTCTGTCAGCTTTGGTGCTTTGGGGCAGTAGTGGGCGGCATGAGTGGCATGAACTCAGGCTGTGAACACACGGGCCACACCCAGCAGCCTGTGCCAGGGTCAGCCAGGAGGCCCCCCGGAGGCCTGGCCTGTGTTCTGGGCTTGCTGAGGGAGTGCAGGGAACTCTGAAGCGGGGTGGGGTCTGCCCAGGTGCCAATGACTGGGGCGGGAGCTTCAGGAAGTGAGCGCCTGCAGGCCCAGGGTTGGGTCGCTGCCTCTGAACCTGGGGGGCTGTGCCCTGGGGAGGGTGTGGGGAAGCTTTGGGGGGCTGTGCAGGGTAGGATGGTTGGGGTGAGTGGAGATCTGGGTTCTGTGCCTGAGGGCCCCCAGGCAGGCCCAGAATCCTCTGTCCCTCTCACTCCAGATCCCCAGCTGGAAGGTGTTGCAGGGCCTGGGCCTCCCTGGAGGAGCAGTCAAGGGACAGGGATGATGGGCAGCTCTGACCTACCTGCTGAGGGAGGCTGGGCCATGAGGGGCAGGTGCAAAGGGGGTCCTGCCGCCAGCTCCTCGGACCCTGCCAGGCCTTGCTCTCGGCCCCCCGAGGGGGGTTGCCCTAGTCAAAGCTGGCAACAGGCGAGGCTGGACCTCAGCTGGTGGGGTCTGCGCCTGTCCCTGGTGCTGTGAGGGGATCTGGTGCCATCTCCTTAAAACCCCTGGCAGTGCGCTCGTCCTACCAGCACTGAGCAGAGCTCgtcagaccacggaactgctccCCATCTGGGGCCCAGGACGGCTCCACCGTGAGCCTCAGTGCTCCTCCACATCCCCATCAGGGAGGGCACACACTGCAGGCCTGCCCGTCTCCCAGGACCCCACTGTGGCTCGGGGACCACCTGTCTCTCAGGTCCCCCACCCGCCCTCAGGGTCCCTGGAGTGGCTGATCAGAGGAGGTTGGGCCAAAGTCTCAGTGCCCCAGAGGAGAGGGCAGCCACCCCCAGCCTGGCGTCTGTCTGGACAGAGAGCTGAAGGCAGGGGGTTGGTTGTGTCTCCCACGTGGCCTGGCACGGtgcctctctgagcctctgtcTCCTTATCTGGATTGAGGATTGGCCCCATTCACATCAGGCTGTGGACTCTCTCCAGCATCCTGTGCTCAGGCAGTGCAGAGCCCGGCAGAGGGACCCGATCCGACCGTGCCTCCCTCACAGAAAGACCCCGGGACTTTTGTAGGTGCAGCCTACAAAACCTCTCCTCAAGTGACCAGTTCAAGTCCCATGCCCCACAAGACCCTCAGGAGGGCCACGGTGACTCCACATAGCTGCTCACTGGACAAGGCCACGTCTCTTGGTGGCCACTCCCAGGGGAGGTGTCATCTATCCCTCACACCAATGACGTCGCCATGTGTCCAACAGAACAGGCACCCTCTGGGCCGATGGCAAAGCCCACGGAGGTGCCCACTGGTGTCCTGCCCCTGGCTAGTGTCCAGCTGAGTCCTGCCTTCAAGGAAGATGGGTCTCCTAGGATCCTCAGGCTGCCAAAGGGAGCATGGGGGGCCTGTCCCTCAAGGGAGCTGACCCAGAAGAGCTGCTGGGCACCGCGGCCACACACGTCTGCCCAGGCTGGTGCCCTCCCTGGCCTTCGTCCCTCTAGCAGTCCCCTGGGAGGAGAGCTGGGACCGACCCTGACTGCTCCCTTCTGAGGAGGGGCCATCTGACTGTCCACAAAAATAGTGATGATGGCCAGTGGCATGGCTGCCACGCTGCTCCTCGCACACAGGGTTGTCTTCTGGCTCTGGGCAGTATCCTGAGGAGGCTGAGCTCAGAGCTGTGGCCTGGTCACCACCTGCATCCCGACACTCTGTCCAAGTGACTTCCCCGCCCCCACTCGCCTCCTGCCTGCTGCCACACCATCAGAGCACACTGAATGTCTGCAGCTCGAGAGCTTatggagcacctactgtgtgctcaAGCCCAGCACACGCATGTGGTCAGAGCCCACGTGGCCGAGGAGGTGCTGACTGTGCCGCTGCACAGATTTGAACACTGAGGCGCAGAGCAGCTGAGTGGCAGTGGCAGGATTTGAACCTGGGCCTGGCTGGCCCCGCATTTCCTCCAGCCTCTGTGGGTGGGGGCTGTGCAGTGCAGGGCAGAGCCTCGCCATGGTGACCTTGGCCAAGTCATTTGCCTGGGCTGCTGGGGGCTGGTGGGGATGTGCCACCTTGGGCTGTCAAAGCTCCTGGCCGATCAAGTGACGGGGGCTTCCAGCCAGAGCGTGGAGCTGCCTGACCCGACACATGCTGGGAGTGACAGGAGCTGCACGTCCCCTGTGCAGTGGCCACGGAAGCCCCTATTATCATGGACGAAGGAGCTGAGGCTAAGAGATGTCACCTGTCTACTGTCACCAGCAAACCAAGCCCAGCTAGGCACAAGTAGGGCCTCCTAGTCACTCAGGGTCTGCTTCAGGGTGGGCCATCCAGAGTGCCCCTGTCACATGCTTCTGACACCCTGCCGACCCACAGAGACCCCCAACATGGAGGTGCACACCCGGGACTCCCCGGCCCCACGCACAGAGAGGCCCACCTGGGCACAGGCGCTGTGCACAGCCCCAGGCATCCCGCCTGCTGTGCACACACGCCCCGCGCAGGCTGCATGTGAGTGTGCACCTGTGCACACGCTGCTTCCTGCGCCTGGGTGCCCACGTGCCTCCGCACACCTGCAGAGGAGCCGCTGCCGCAGCTCAGGTAACAGTGGCCCTGCAACCTGACTCCTCGGAGATGGGCTggcctggcctcccaggcctgGGTCAGGGACCTAGTGCACTGCCTCCCCAGACACTGGACCCAGCGGCCAGGCTCCCCACCTAGCTCCCCACTGTCCCGTGGGCAGCAGCGTCCAGGTACTCCCCTCACTCATCCTGCCTGACAAGGAGTGTTGGCCGCCAGGCCATTCCTGTGCCCTTGAGCCCCTCAGTGGACCACCGAAACTTCCTGGGGCCAGGCCTTGCCTCTGCACCACCCCGCTGCCCAGGAAGCCCACAGCGCCCTCCTCCTCACATGGTCCCTGAGACCAGGCgcccaggaccagtggctgagtcCCTCATGCACAGTGGAGAGGGTGGCCCGCCCGCCCACCCCCTGCCTTTTGCACGGAAGTCTGCCCACCCGGTGGCAAGCACCCCGTGGTCCCAACCCAGCCCACTCCTCAAGCTGCCCTGCCTGGTGAAACCGGGTACTCACGGCCCCTTGCCCTGCCCGACCTCCGGGGGCCTCTGTGCCGGCCTGAGTGCTCCCACCcagggagacagcagtgagcactGCGTGAACTTACACAGGCAACAAGACGGAATTTTGGCCAAACCCGCTTGACAGGTTCCCCATTCCCCCAGCCCGGAGCAGAAAGGAGGCAGGGACGGCCTGAAGCTGCCCAGCGGGTTCTGCCATCTCAGGGAAGTGGCAGAACCGGCCGGGCCGGCAGTACATAGAGATGGGATTGTTCCTCACAATCACCTGCAGGAGCAGCCAGTGTCCCTGGACAGAAGGGTGGCCCTGAGGGCAGCACAGAGCATGGGGGCACATGGGGCAGGAGGGAGAGATCCTGCTCCGGAGGGAGCCTCATGCTGTTCACAGCCCAGCTGACCTTGGGCTGACCTTGGGCTGACCTTGGCAGGAGAACCGCCCTGTCTGGCCGCATCTCCTGTCTTTCCAGGACCTGACGCTGCCAGAGTTCAATGGAGAGGTCCAGAGACTGGTCCTGGAAGTCACCCTGTGCTCTTCGTGGGAGAGCTGCTTCTGCTGGGGCCTTTGGTCTGTCCTGTTTGTCCAGGGCCTATGTGTGGCCCAGATGGGTGGGCCTCTCCAGGCCCCAGGGCAGGCTGGGCATCTCTTCCCATGGGATCACAGAGGGAGTCAGAGAGGACCCCCAAAGCACCTGGTTTGGGTGGCCTCTGCAGAGAGCTCAGCTCAGGGGGAGGTCCAGACCCATTCAGCAGGCAAAGTCGGAGGTCAGAGGACAGGAGGGCTTCCTGCTCTCCACTGGGTGCTGATGGCTGGCCTTGGCTTGGGCTGAGGACTGGATATCGCTGGTCCCATGATGGCCCCTTGGCGGGTGCAG
This region of Callospermophilus lateralis isolate mCalLat2 chromosome 3, mCalLat2.hap1, whole genome shotgun sequence genomic DNA includes:
- the Rbbp8nl gene encoding RBBP8 N-terminal-like protein, whose protein sequence is MESFTESLNRLKDVHEKEVLGLQSKLLELNAERCRDAQRVEELFTKNHQLREQQKALKENLRVLENRLRAGLCDRCVVTQELARKKQLEFESSHLQSLQRICVLTKEVSGLKEENKMLKEEVKRLRGLQDRPMPLAKEDTSDPPSPLLFPSPSGWKAVTEKPPGGHEEAEDQLGPRGEEKLVGYRTSPVARISPGANLSEPRAPDMSPQHIANQLHATVAVVRPGSQTCPAERSAANGTPPLLSTGSNPPSPTYRHSLPLDSFLRASQSSALTYESLQRSLQADRLCLLNRHLPLPLRTPHSSPQPQGLKAREAEAWEEPVGLLGLPGTLVGMQDPRLEGALHLLLAQQLRAQRAASARLRGPATPEETPPSPPVGLDSEIPESEVPGAALAPADLPGRWQVQPTGPVSPRSKEVTATQDYAPDKPLDLSDRGRDRDAPKSTGQPGPFSPAVAHTPSPEPPTLSGPLICSPQALSNGTKETRAPEPKESPTPMDPAHPPPGPHPSLPSPGRTGGEATGRSQPAPHPQRPDTDEAPELSKATAQRPESDARDEPDTSDNEGLSSKASAGQCLQGLQQKRKRASDLEGQASKKPSRGRRKPRESLTTAEGPRSPRDTKGCSPSHSNSGLEET